DNA sequence from the Roseofilum reptotaenium CS-1145 genome:
TTTACCATAATCCCATAGAAGTTGAACGGCTAGGAAAACAAGGGCGAGACTATGCCCTGCAAAACTTTTCCCTTGAACAAGCCCTCAATCGTTATGAGACCCTATTTGAGGAGGTAATGGGTAATAGGGAATAGGTAATCTCCGCGTCCCCGTGTCCCGCTTTCTCCGTGTCTTCCTGACTCGAATCTTAAAATCATTCCCTTGAAAGGTCCCCCCGTCCCCATTCCTGACTGCCCACTGCTCAGATCTTCAGTTAAGATGAAGATTCTTGAGATCGCTAGAACTTGTCCTAAATTTTTAATCTTGTTTGCATGTCCAACTTTGGCCAAACCCCTCTTTCTCCTACCTCAATTCCCTCTTCAGCTCCCTCTAGTCCTCTATCGATAGAGAGTAGCCAGCATATGGCCCGAACTATAGCTGAAGCGGCCGATGACCGTAAGGGGGGAGATATCCTGATCCTCAAAGTCGATGAAGTCTCCTACTTAGCCGATTTCTTTATATTGGTCACCGGATTTTCCACCGTGCAAGTGCGGGCGATCGCCAGGGCGATCGAAGATAGTGTAGAAGAGAACTTCCAGCGCTTTCCCCTCAGAACCGAAGGAAAAGCTGAAGGAAGCTGGATTTTGCAAGACTTTGGAGAAGTCATTGTCCATATTTTTCTCCCCGAAGAGAGACAATTTTATAACCTCGATGCCTTCTGGAGTCATGCAGAAGCGATCGAATTTAAACCCAAGGACTCATAGAGAACACAAAGCCCTATGACAGAAAACAATACCTGGGCCTGTCCTGTCCCGGATGAGCAACAACCTCTCAACGA
Encoded proteins:
- the rsfS gene encoding ribosome silencing factor, which encodes MSNFGQTPLSPTSIPSSAPSSPLSIESSQHMARTIAEAADDRKGGDILILKVDEVSYLADFFILVTGFSTVQVRAIARAIEDSVEENFQRFPLRTEGKAEGSWILQDFGEVIVHIFLPEERQFYNLDAFWSHAEAIEFKPKDS